A portion of the Osmerus mordax isolate fOsmMor3 chromosome 22, fOsmMor3.pri, whole genome shotgun sequence genome contains these proteins:
- the timmdc1 gene encoding complex I assembly factor TIMMDC1, mitochondrial — MQPAWPPATCSLPPCQEKADSAPQGGLCTGLLQGLLQLAGPSLHLPRVHAADGASNSVQIPSPRPLPSSIGKPEFPDTGWDRVKDLFDRGDMQAWPEELTNVVKSGFAAALVGMVYGGLPAARHARERFIQLSQAEIYHSRVEAVRSAHNAAVRGFVRYGWRWSWRVAAFVTLFNTVSTGLSVYRDKYITSHYAAAGAVTGGLFRLNLGLGGLVAGTVIGASMGVPAGALIIAMQKLSGETLRERRRRERRELYELKLTEWMARLQLTDDLIGDLSSTSQAQEAEQDLQKIQEILSLPRNEGVAQDSDSQ; from the exons ATGCAGCCTGCGTGGCCCCCGGCGACCTGCTCCCTACCCCCCTGTCAAGAGAAGGCAGATTCAGCGCCCCAGGGTGGACTTTGTACCGGGCTACTGCAGGGGCTTCTCCAGCTTGCTgggccctctctccacctccctaggGTCCATGCAGCTGACGGTGCCTCCAACTCAGTACAGATACCTTCCCCCAGGCCCCTGCCCAGCAGCATAGGCAAACCTGAGTTTCCAGATACAGGATGGGACCGCGTTAAGGATCTCTTTGATAGGGG TGATATGCAGGCATGGCCAGAGGAGCTGACCAATGTGGTGAAGAGTGGCTTTGCTGCCGCCCTGGTTGGGATGGTCTACGGAGGCCTTCCAGCCGCCAGGCATGCCAGAGAGAGGTTCATCCAGCTCAGCCAGGCCGAGATCTACCACAGCCGAGTGGAAGCGGTG CGCTCGGCCCACAATGCCGCCGTCCGAGGCTTTGTGAGGTAtggctggaggtggagctggagagtAGCAGCCTTCGTCACCTTATTCAA cactGTAAGCACAGGACTGTCTGTGTACAGGGATAAGTATATCACCAGTCACTATGCAGCAGCAGGTG ctgtgACCGGGGGCCTATTCAGATTAAACCTGGGTCTTGGTGGACTGGTGGCAGGCACAGTAATAGGAGCCTCCATGGG GGTTCCGGCCGGGGCCCTCATCATCGCGATGCAGAAGCTGTCGGGGGAGACGCttcgagagaggaggagaagggaacgCAGAGAGCTGTATGAGCTCAAGCTGACAGAATG GATGGCCCGTTTGCAGTTGACAGACGACCTGATCGGGGACTTGAGTTCTACATCACAAGCCCAGGAAGCTGAGCAGGACCTGCAGAAGATCCAGGAAATCCTCAGCCTACCACGGAACGAGGGTGTGGCCCAGGACTCGGACAGCCAATGA
- the LOC136965884 gene encoding ATP-binding cassette sub-family C member 4-like isoform X2 — MEHLRRDNPLTKANLISKLFFCWLNPFFRIGHNRRLEGDDMYKVPTEDGSERLGEELQRCWNQEVERTTKELQTPELTKVIIKCYGKSYAVLGIFTFIAEVIKVIQPVFLGKLILYFEDYDPDDMTKLYEALGYAAGLSVSTLGLTAVYHLYFYYVQRAGMKIRVAMCHMIYKKALRLSSSAMGRTTTGQIVNLLSNDVNRFDEVTVNLHYLWLGPLQVAGVSVLLWYEVGPSCLAGIAVIVLLVPLQTLVGRLFGIFRSQTAVLTDNRIRTMNEVVSGIRIIKMYAWEKPFSALVHEVRRKEINQIMKSSYLRGLNMASFFAASKVIVFVTFTVYVLLGNPISASRVFVTVSLYGTIKVTVTLFCPLAVEKLSESIVSFRRINNFLLLDEIERPSVGLSHDEKRPALVEMHDLVCYWDKSLDAPSLLNVSLTVTSEQLLAVIGPVGAGKSSLLSSILGELPHDKGVLKVRGQLAYACQQPWVFPGTIRSNILFGKEFHPQKYEKVLRACALKRDMELLPDGDLTLIGDRGATLSGGQKARVNLARAVYQDADIYLLDDPLSAVDAEVGRHLFEQCICGLLKHKPRILVTHQLQYLKAANQILVLKEGHMVARGTYNELQSSGLDFTSLLKKDEEEEEQPGTETSSHSSQRLALSQNSCSQTSLPQTVTDGADDLPVQTVRRVAEESRLEGNIGFSAYVKYFQAGASLLLLLATVLLSVTAETAYVLQDWWLAYWAGEQDKLNATASVQNVRHEELDLRFYLGIYAGLTLSSVVFGFARNLVIFNILVRSTQTLHNRMFNAILRTHVRFFDINPIGRVLNRVSKDIGQLDSMLPLTFVDCYQLLLQNIGVVAVAASVMPLILVPVVLLLLAFLFLRRYYLQTSRDVKRLESTSRSPVFSHLSSSLQGLWTIRAFSAEERFQNAFDAHQDLHSEAWFLFLTTSRWFALRLDIICSIFITITTFGCLILREGLGAGAVGLVLSYALTLLGNFQWTVRQSAELENMMTSVERVLEYTELESEAPWETQKRPPPDWPSQGLINFDRVSFSYSADGPLVLKDMKAVIRPKEKVGIVGRTGAGKSSLVSALFRLAEPEGRIYIDRVLTSEIGLHDLRQKMSIIPQDPVLFTGTMRKNLDPFDQHSDEDLWNALDEVQLKSAVEELPNKMETVLAESGSNFSVGQRQLVCLARAILRKNRILVIDEATANVDPRTDALIQETIRDKFRDCTVLTIAHRLNTIIDSDRILVLDNGVIVEFDDPYTLLQNQDGALYKMVQQTGKMEAVALMEAAKEVSVVNRSPNGTNSGTKCQLDPL; from the exons ATGGAACACTTAAGGAGAGATAATCCATTGACAAAAGCTAATCTCATTTCAAAATTGTTTTTTTG CTGGTTAAACCCATTTTTTCGAATTGGTCACAATCGGAGGCTTGAGGGAGATGACATGTATAAAGTACCTACGGAGGATGGATCAGAGAGATTGGGAGAAGAATTACAAAG GTGCTGGAATCAGGAGGTTGAACGAACTACTAAGGAGCTCCAAACACCTGAACTGACCAAAGTCATTATCAAGTGCTATGGGAAATCCTACGCAGTGCTGGGCATCTTCACTTTCATCGCA GAGGTGATAAAGGTGATCCAGCCGGTCTTCTTGGGGAAGCTGATCCTGTACTTTGAGGACTATGACCCAGATGACATGACAAAACTGTATGAGGCGTTAGGCTATGctgctggtctgtctgtgtccacCCTTGGCCTGACCGCCGTGTACCACCTCTACTTCTACTACGTCCAGAGAGCAGGCATGAAGATCAGAGTGGCCATGTGTCACATGATCTACAAGAAG GCCCTTCGACTGAGCAGTTCAGCTATGGGAAGGACAACCACCGGACAAATTGTAAACCTCCTGTCAAATGATGTTAACCGGTTTGATGAG GTTACCGTCAACCTGCATTACCTGTGGCTCGGCCCCCTGCAGGTGGCTGGGGTCAGTGTGCTCCTGTGGTATGAGGTTGGCCCCTCGTGTCTCGCTGGCATCGCGGTCATCGTCCTCCTGGTGCCGCTCCAGACCCTAGTGGGGAGACTCTTTGGGATCTTCAG GAGTCAAACCGCTGTCCTCACAGACAACAGGATCCGCACCATGAATGAGGTGGTGTCTGGAATCAGGATCATCAAGATGTACGCGTGGGAGAAGCCCTTCTCAGCACTGGTCCATGAAGTCAGGAG aaAAGAGATCAACCAAATCATGAAAAGCTCCTACCTGCGAGGTCTCAACATGGCCTCCTTCTTCGCGGCCAGTAAAGTCATCGTTTTTGTGACCTTCACCGTCTACGTTCTCCTGGGGAACCCCATCTCAGCCAGCCGGGTGTTTGTTACCGTGTCCCTCTACGGAACCATCAAGGTCACCGTCACCCTCTTCTGTCCTCTGGCTGTTGAGAAGCTGTCTGAGTCCATCGTCAGCTTCCGCAGGATCAAT AACTTCCTTCTGCTGGATGAGATTGAGAGACCAAGCGTGGGACTGTCACATGATGAGAAGAGGCCAGCCTTAGTGGAGATGCATGACTTGGTCTGCTACTGGGACAAG AGTCTGGATGCCCCGTCTCTTCTGAACGTCTCCCTTACAGTGACGTCAGAACAGCTCCTGGCTGTCATTGGGCCTGTTGGAGCtggaaag TCCTCTTTGCTCAGCTCCATCCTTGGAGAGCTGCCTCATGACAAGGGGGTgctgaaggtcagaggtcagctggCCTACGCTTGCCAGCAGCCCTGGGTGTTCCCTGGAACCATTCGCAGCAACATCCTGTTTGGTAAAGAGTTCCACCCCCAGAAGTACGAGAAGGTTCTGAGAGCCTGCGCCCTCAAGAGG GACATGGAGCTGCTGCCAGACGGAGACCTGACTCTGATCGGGGACCGAGGAGCCACCCTCAGCGGGGGACAGAAGGCTCGAGTCAACCTGgccag ggCTGTGTACCAGGACGCTGACATCTACCTGCTGGATGACCCTCTGAGTGCTGTGGATGCAGAGGTCGGGAGACACCTGTTTGAACA GTGTATCTGTGGTCTGCTGAAGCATAAACCTCGTATACTGGTGACTCACCAGCTGCAGTACCTGAAAGCAGCAAACCAGATCCTCGTCCTGAAAGAG GGTCACATGGTGGCACGGGGGACCTACAATGAGCTGCAGTCCTCTGGTCTGGACTTCACCTCCCTGCTGAagaaggatgaggaagaggaggagcaaccAGGGACAGAGACCAGCAGCCATTCCTCACAAAGACTGGCCCTTTCTCAGAATTCTTGTTCCCAAACATCTTTGCCACAGACGGTCACAGATGGAGCAGATGATCTTCCT GTGCAAACAGTCAGGAGAGTAGCGGAGGAGAGTCGACTGGAGGGGAATATTGGCTTCAGTGCCTATGTGAAGTACTTTCAAGCAGGCGCCAGCCTCTTACTGCTACTGGCCACAGTCCTGCTGAGTGTGACAGCCGAG ACTGCATATGTACTCCAGGACTGGTGGCTGGCATATTG GGCTGGAGAGCAGGACAAACTCAACGCTACAGCGTCGGTCCAAAACGTACGCCATGAAGAGCTTGATCTCCGCTTTTACCTGGGCATTTACGCAG GTTTGACTCTGTCCTCGGTCGTCTTCGGCTTCGCAAGGAACCTCGTGATCTTCAACATCTTGGTGCGATCTACTCAGACCTTACACAACCGCATGTTCAACGCCATACTGCGGACACACGTGCGCTTCTTTGACATCAACCCAATTG GGAGAGTTCTCAACAGGGTTTCCAAAGACATTGGCCAGCTGGACTCCATGTTGCCTTTAACCTTTGTGGACTGCTACCAG TTGCTTCTTCAGAACATTGGCGTGGTTGCTGTGGCGGCCTCGGTCATGCCCCTGATCCTGGTCCCTGTTGTTCTGCTGCTTTTGGCCTTCCTGTTCCTGCGACGCTACTACCTGCAGACCTCACGAGACGTGAAACGCCTCGAGTCCACCT CTCGGAGTCCAGTGTTTTCCCACCTGTCCTCGTCCCTCCAAGGCTTGTGGACGATCCGAGCCTTCAGTGCAGAGGAGAGGTTCCAGAACGCCTTCGACGCACACCAGGACCTGCACTCAG AGGCCTGGttcctgttcctgaccacctCTCGCTGGTTTGCACTCCGCCTCGACATCATCTGCTccatcttcatcaccatcaccacctttGGCTGCCTCATTCTcagggagg ggctgggagCAGGAGCGGTGGGTCTGGTGCTGTCCTATGCCCTGACACTCCTGGGAAACTTCCAGTGGACCGTGCGCCAGAGTGCAGAATTGGAGAACATG ATGACGTCTGTTGAGAGAGTGTTGGAGTACACCGAGCTGGAGAGCGAAGCACCCTGGGAAACCCAGAAGCGTCCTCCCCCCGACTGGCCCAGCCAAGGCCTCATCAACTTTGACCGGGTCAGCTTCTCCTACAGCGCAGATGGACCACTGGTCCTGAAGGACATGAAGGCTGTTATCAGACCCAAAGAAAAG GTTGGCATTGTGGGGAGGACGGGAGCAGGGAAGAGCTCCCTGGTCTCTGCTCTCTTCCGCCTGGCAGAGCCTGAGGGCAGGATCTACATAGACAGGGTTTTGACCTCTGAGATTGGCCTCCATGACCTGCGCCAGAAGATGTCCATCATTCCTCAG GACCCAGTGCTGTTTACTGGCACCATGAGGAAGAACCTGGACCCCTTCGACCAGCACAGTGATGAAGACCTGTGGAACGCTCTGGATGAG GTCCAGCTCAAGTCTGCAGTGGAAGAGCTCCCCAACAAGATGGAGACGGTGCTAGCTGAGTCGGGCTCCAACTTCAGCGTGGGCCAGAGACAGCTGGTGTGTCTGGCCCGAGCCATCCTGAGGAAGAACCGCATCCTCGTCATCGATGAGGCCACAGCCAACGTGGACCCCAG GACAGACGCGCTGATCCAGGAAACGATACGAGACAAGTTCAGAGACTGCACCGTGCTCACCATCGCCCACCGCCTCAACACCATCATAGACAGTGACCGCATACTG GTCCTGGACAACGGTGTGATTGTGGAGTTTGATGATCCCTATACCTTGCTCCAGAACCAGGATGGTGCTCTCTACAAGATGGTCCAACAAACAGGCAAGATGGAAGCTGTAGCACTCATGGAGGCTGCTAAAGAG GTATCTGTGGTCAATAGAAGTCCAAACGGGACCAACAGTGGGACCAAATGCCAGCTTGATCCTCTTTGA
- the LOC136965884 gene encoding ATP-binding cassette sub-family C member 4-like isoform X1 → MYKVPTEDGSERLGEELQRCWNQEVERTTKELQTPELTKVIIKCYGKSYAVLGIFTFIAEVIKVIQPVFLGKLILYFEDYDPDDMTKLYEALGYAAGLSVSTLGLTAVYHLYFYYVQRAGMKIRVAMCHMIYKKALRLSSSAMGRTTTGQIVNLLSNDVNRFDEVTVNLHYLWLGPLQVAGVSVLLWYEVGPSCLAGIAVIVLLVPLQTLVGRLFGIFRSQTAVLTDNRIRTMNEVVSGIRIIKMYAWEKPFSALVHEVRRKEINQIMKSSYLRGLNMASFFAASKVIVFVTFTVYVLLGNPISASRVFVTVSLYGTIKVTVTLFCPLAVEKLSESIVSFRRINNFLLLDEIERPSVGLSHDEKRPALVEMHDLVCYWDKSLDAPSLLNVSLTVTSEQLLAVIGPVGAGKSSLLSSILGELPHDKGVLKVRGQLAYACQQPWVFPGTIRSNILFGKEFHPQKYEKVLRACALKRDMELLPDGDLTLIGDRGATLSGGQKARVNLARAVYQDADIYLLDDPLSAVDAEVGRHLFEQCICGLLKHKPRILVTHQLQYLKAANQILVLKEGHMVARGTYNELQSSGLDFTSLLKKDEEEEEQPGTETSSHSSQRLALSQNSCSQTSLPQTVTDGADDLPVQTVRRVAEESRLEGNIGFSAYVKYFQAGASLLLLLATVLLSVTAETAYVLQDWWLAYWAGEQDKLNATASVQNVRHEELDLRFYLGIYAGLTLSSVVFGFARNLVIFNILVRSTQTLHNRMFNAILRTHVRFFDINPIGRVLNRVSKDIGQLDSMLPLTFVDCYQLLLQNIGVVAVAASVMPLILVPVVLLLLAFLFLRRYYLQTSRDVKRLESTSRSPVFSHLSSSLQGLWTIRAFSAEERFQNAFDAHQDLHSEAWFLFLTTSRWFALRLDIICSIFITITTFGCLILREGLGAGAVGLVLSYALTLLGNFQWTVRQSAELENMMTSVERVLEYTELESEAPWETQKRPPPDWPSQGLINFDRVSFSYSADGPLVLKDMKAVIRPKEKVGIVGRTGAGKSSLVSALFRLAEPEGRIYIDRVLTSEIGLHDLRQKMSIIPQDPVLFTGTMRKNLDPFDQHSDEDLWNALDEVQLKSAVEELPNKMETVLAESGSNFSVGQRQLVCLARAILRKNRILVIDEATANVDPRTDALIQETIRDKFRDCTVLTIAHRLNTIIDSDRILVLDNGVIVEFDDPYTLLQNQDGALYKMVQQTGKMEAVALMEAAKEVSVVNRSPNGTNSGTKCQLDPL, encoded by the exons ATGTATAAAGTACCTACGGAGGATGGATCAGAGAGATTGGGAGAAGAATTACAAAG GTGCTGGAATCAGGAGGTTGAACGAACTACTAAGGAGCTCCAAACACCTGAACTGACCAAAGTCATTATCAAGTGCTATGGGAAATCCTACGCAGTGCTGGGCATCTTCACTTTCATCGCA GAGGTGATAAAGGTGATCCAGCCGGTCTTCTTGGGGAAGCTGATCCTGTACTTTGAGGACTATGACCCAGATGACATGACAAAACTGTATGAGGCGTTAGGCTATGctgctggtctgtctgtgtccacCCTTGGCCTGACCGCCGTGTACCACCTCTACTTCTACTACGTCCAGAGAGCAGGCATGAAGATCAGAGTGGCCATGTGTCACATGATCTACAAGAAG GCCCTTCGACTGAGCAGTTCAGCTATGGGAAGGACAACCACCGGACAAATTGTAAACCTCCTGTCAAATGATGTTAACCGGTTTGATGAG GTTACCGTCAACCTGCATTACCTGTGGCTCGGCCCCCTGCAGGTGGCTGGGGTCAGTGTGCTCCTGTGGTATGAGGTTGGCCCCTCGTGTCTCGCTGGCATCGCGGTCATCGTCCTCCTGGTGCCGCTCCAGACCCTAGTGGGGAGACTCTTTGGGATCTTCAG GAGTCAAACCGCTGTCCTCACAGACAACAGGATCCGCACCATGAATGAGGTGGTGTCTGGAATCAGGATCATCAAGATGTACGCGTGGGAGAAGCCCTTCTCAGCACTGGTCCATGAAGTCAGGAG aaAAGAGATCAACCAAATCATGAAAAGCTCCTACCTGCGAGGTCTCAACATGGCCTCCTTCTTCGCGGCCAGTAAAGTCATCGTTTTTGTGACCTTCACCGTCTACGTTCTCCTGGGGAACCCCATCTCAGCCAGCCGGGTGTTTGTTACCGTGTCCCTCTACGGAACCATCAAGGTCACCGTCACCCTCTTCTGTCCTCTGGCTGTTGAGAAGCTGTCTGAGTCCATCGTCAGCTTCCGCAGGATCAAT AACTTCCTTCTGCTGGATGAGATTGAGAGACCAAGCGTGGGACTGTCACATGATGAGAAGAGGCCAGCCTTAGTGGAGATGCATGACTTGGTCTGCTACTGGGACAAG AGTCTGGATGCCCCGTCTCTTCTGAACGTCTCCCTTACAGTGACGTCAGAACAGCTCCTGGCTGTCATTGGGCCTGTTGGAGCtggaaag TCCTCTTTGCTCAGCTCCATCCTTGGAGAGCTGCCTCATGACAAGGGGGTgctgaaggtcagaggtcagctggCCTACGCTTGCCAGCAGCCCTGGGTGTTCCCTGGAACCATTCGCAGCAACATCCTGTTTGGTAAAGAGTTCCACCCCCAGAAGTACGAGAAGGTTCTGAGAGCCTGCGCCCTCAAGAGG GACATGGAGCTGCTGCCAGACGGAGACCTGACTCTGATCGGGGACCGAGGAGCCACCCTCAGCGGGGGACAGAAGGCTCGAGTCAACCTGgccag ggCTGTGTACCAGGACGCTGACATCTACCTGCTGGATGACCCTCTGAGTGCTGTGGATGCAGAGGTCGGGAGACACCTGTTTGAACA GTGTATCTGTGGTCTGCTGAAGCATAAACCTCGTATACTGGTGACTCACCAGCTGCAGTACCTGAAAGCAGCAAACCAGATCCTCGTCCTGAAAGAG GGTCACATGGTGGCACGGGGGACCTACAATGAGCTGCAGTCCTCTGGTCTGGACTTCACCTCCCTGCTGAagaaggatgaggaagaggaggagcaaccAGGGACAGAGACCAGCAGCCATTCCTCACAAAGACTGGCCCTTTCTCAGAATTCTTGTTCCCAAACATCTTTGCCACAGACGGTCACAGATGGAGCAGATGATCTTCCT GTGCAAACAGTCAGGAGAGTAGCGGAGGAGAGTCGACTGGAGGGGAATATTGGCTTCAGTGCCTATGTGAAGTACTTTCAAGCAGGCGCCAGCCTCTTACTGCTACTGGCCACAGTCCTGCTGAGTGTGACAGCCGAG ACTGCATATGTACTCCAGGACTGGTGGCTGGCATATTG GGCTGGAGAGCAGGACAAACTCAACGCTACAGCGTCGGTCCAAAACGTACGCCATGAAGAGCTTGATCTCCGCTTTTACCTGGGCATTTACGCAG GTTTGACTCTGTCCTCGGTCGTCTTCGGCTTCGCAAGGAACCTCGTGATCTTCAACATCTTGGTGCGATCTACTCAGACCTTACACAACCGCATGTTCAACGCCATACTGCGGACACACGTGCGCTTCTTTGACATCAACCCAATTG GGAGAGTTCTCAACAGGGTTTCCAAAGACATTGGCCAGCTGGACTCCATGTTGCCTTTAACCTTTGTGGACTGCTACCAG TTGCTTCTTCAGAACATTGGCGTGGTTGCTGTGGCGGCCTCGGTCATGCCCCTGATCCTGGTCCCTGTTGTTCTGCTGCTTTTGGCCTTCCTGTTCCTGCGACGCTACTACCTGCAGACCTCACGAGACGTGAAACGCCTCGAGTCCACCT CTCGGAGTCCAGTGTTTTCCCACCTGTCCTCGTCCCTCCAAGGCTTGTGGACGATCCGAGCCTTCAGTGCAGAGGAGAGGTTCCAGAACGCCTTCGACGCACACCAGGACCTGCACTCAG AGGCCTGGttcctgttcctgaccacctCTCGCTGGTTTGCACTCCGCCTCGACATCATCTGCTccatcttcatcaccatcaccacctttGGCTGCCTCATTCTcagggagg ggctgggagCAGGAGCGGTGGGTCTGGTGCTGTCCTATGCCCTGACACTCCTGGGAAACTTCCAGTGGACCGTGCGCCAGAGTGCAGAATTGGAGAACATG ATGACGTCTGTTGAGAGAGTGTTGGAGTACACCGAGCTGGAGAGCGAAGCACCCTGGGAAACCCAGAAGCGTCCTCCCCCCGACTGGCCCAGCCAAGGCCTCATCAACTTTGACCGGGTCAGCTTCTCCTACAGCGCAGATGGACCACTGGTCCTGAAGGACATGAAGGCTGTTATCAGACCCAAAGAAAAG GTTGGCATTGTGGGGAGGACGGGAGCAGGGAAGAGCTCCCTGGTCTCTGCTCTCTTCCGCCTGGCAGAGCCTGAGGGCAGGATCTACATAGACAGGGTTTTGACCTCTGAGATTGGCCTCCATGACCTGCGCCAGAAGATGTCCATCATTCCTCAG GACCCAGTGCTGTTTACTGGCACCATGAGGAAGAACCTGGACCCCTTCGACCAGCACAGTGATGAAGACCTGTGGAACGCTCTGGATGAG GTCCAGCTCAAGTCTGCAGTGGAAGAGCTCCCCAACAAGATGGAGACGGTGCTAGCTGAGTCGGGCTCCAACTTCAGCGTGGGCCAGAGACAGCTGGTGTGTCTGGCCCGAGCCATCCTGAGGAAGAACCGCATCCTCGTCATCGATGAGGCCACAGCCAACGTGGACCCCAG GACAGACGCGCTGATCCAGGAAACGATACGAGACAAGTTCAGAGACTGCACCGTGCTCACCATCGCCCACCGCCTCAACACCATCATAGACAGTGACCGCATACTG GTCCTGGACAACGGTGTGATTGTGGAGTTTGATGATCCCTATACCTTGCTCCAGAACCAGGATGGTGCTCTCTACAAGATGGTCCAACAAACAGGCAAGATGGAAGCTGTAGCACTCATGGAGGCTGCTAAAGAG GTATCTGTGGTCAATAGAAGTCCAAACGGGACCAACAGTGGGACCAAATGCCAGCTTGATCCTCTTTGA
- the poglut1 gene encoding protein O-glucosyltransferase 1 codes for MELSLWLWIPFLTQFCAIDFSMAGSGKKWQRYLDKVTKELQEYHPCIPQNCSCHLSVLENDLKPFHGGLSEDLMAATIQRGVGTHYQIIDNKLYREQNCMFPARCSGVEHFILQVIDRLPDLEMVVNVRDYPQVPGWVQPIFPVFSFSKTADYQDIMYPAWTFWEGGPAVWPIYPTGLGRWDLMRDDLKKSAAQWPWKRKESRGFFRGSRTSPERDPLVLLSREAPDLVDAEYTKNQAWKSEKDTLGRPPAKEIPLVDHCQYKYLFNFRGVAASFRLKHLFLCGSLVFHVGEEWLEFFYPKLLPWVHYIPVKQDLSDLRELLQFVKENDGVAQEIATRGQKFILDHLRMEDISCYWERLLTEFAGLLKYKPQQKMNYSQISHRPGRTEL; via the exons ATGGAGCTCTCGTTATGGCTGTGGATACCTTTTCTTACTCAATTTTGTGCAATTGATTTCAGCATGGCAGGATCCG GCAAAAAGTGGCAGAGATACCTTGATAAAGTCACAAAGGAATTACAAGAATATCATCCCTGCATCCCACAGAATTGTAGTTGTCATCTAAG TGTCTTGGAAAATGACCTGAAACCTTTTCATGGTGGGTTATCTGAAGATCTCATGGCAGCTACGATTCAACGTGGCGTGGGTACCCATTATCAGATTATTGATAATAAACTCTACAGGGAACAGAACTGTATGTTCCCAGCCAG GTGCAGTGGGGTGGAGCACTTCATCCTGCAGGTGATTGACAGGTTACCAGATCTAGAGATGGTGGTGAACGTGCGGGATTACCCCCAAGTTCCTGGTTGGGTGCAGCCAATTTTTCCAGTTTTCTCTTTCAGTAAG aCTGCAGACTACCAGGACATCATGTACCCTGCCTGGACATTTTGGGAGGGAGGTCCAGCTGTGTGGCCCATATACCCTACAGGACTGGGACGATGGGATCTCATGAGAGACGACCTGAAAAA GTCAGCAGCACAGTGGCCCTGGAAGAGGAAAGAGTCCAGAGGCTTTTTCAGAGGCTCCAG gaccAGTCCTGAGCGGGATCCTCTGGTTCTGCTGTCCAGAGAGGCCCCTGACCTGGTGGATGCAGAGTACACCAAGAACCAGGCTTGGAAGTCTGAGAAG GACACATTGGGGAGACCCCCAGCAAAGGAGATTCCTCTGGTTGACCACTGTCAATACAA ATATCTGTTTAACTTCCGGGGTGTGGCAGCCAGTTTCCGTCTCAAGCACTTGTTCCTCTGTGGGTCGCTGGTCTTCCATGTTGGGGAGGAATGGCTGGAGTTCTTCTACCCAAAGCTGCTGCCTTGGGTGCACTACATACCAGTCAAACAAGACCTCTCAGACCTTAG GGAATTGTTACAGTTTGTGAAAGAAAATGATGGAGTTGCCCAAGAGATTGCCACTAG AGGACAGAAGTTCATCTTGGATCATCTTCGAATGGAGGACATCTCGTGCTACTGGGAGAGACTTCTCACTGAGTTTGCGGGCTTGCTGAAGTACAAACCCCAACAGAAAATGAACTATAGTCAGATCAGCCACAGGCCTGGGAGAACAGAACTTTAA